One part of the Oncorhynchus kisutch isolate 150728-3 linkage group LG22, Okis_V2, whole genome shotgun sequence genome encodes these proteins:
- the LOC109883421 gene encoding mucin-2-like, with product MTTPTITPTTTTTTTESPTTTTESPTSTTTMSTKYSTTSETTEEITTGPEPTTTTTTITLTTTPSTMPTTTPTSPTPTTTPHCLTKTVCEWSDWISKYYPSVGPEGGDYETIENIRKSGIDICSQPKDVECRAKDNIHVPLAELGQNVECNPSVGLICRNKDQGIPPICYNYEIRVRCCVDVCSNETPTTSERHTTTITTSSPTPTTTTTTTENPTTTTTPTTRTTTESPTSTTTPTTTTTTTTTTTTESPTTTTTPTTTTTIESQTTTERPTTTTESPTTTTKSTTPSITTIVTEEVTTGPESTTPTTTTTTTTTTTESPSTTTTSKTTTYSTTTETTEEITTGPESTTPTTTTTLTITTTTTTTEIPSTTTTTKTTTYSPTGETTEEITTGPESTTPTTSTTTTTTTTESPSTTVTSKTTTYSTTSETTEEITTGPESTTPTTTPTTTPTTTTTTTQTRTTSEVITTATTKASTTTTAFTVVTNPPYTKPTEKQISNLTTQKKETTTSNPTTTPTITPTTTPTITPTTTPTITPTTTPTITPTTTESPTTTTESPTSTTTTMSTKYTTTSETTKEMTTGPEPTTTTTTITLTTTPSTTPTTTPTSPTPTSSTTTPHCLTKTVCEWSDWISKYYPSVGPEGGDFETIENIRKSGIDICSQPKDVECRAKDNIYVPLAELGQNVECNPSVGLICLNKDQGIPPICYNYEIRVRCCVDVCSNETTTTSERPTTTVITSTTTPTTRTTTESPTTTTTATTTERPTTTTPTTTERPTTTTESPTTTTKSTTPSITTIVTEEVTTGPESTTPTTTTTTTTTTTESPSTTTTSKTTTYSTTAETTEEITTGPESTTPTKTPTTTPTTTTTTTQTRTTSEVITTATTKASTTTTAFTVVTNPPYTKPTEKQISNLTTQTKETTTSNPTTTPTITPTTTPTITPTTTPTITPTTTPTITPTTTTTTTTESPTTTTESPTTTTKSTTPSITTKVPEVTTGPESTAPTSTITTTTTTTENPTTTTATTRTTTTERPTTTTESPTTTTKSTTPSITTIVTEEVTTGPESTTPTTTTTTTTTTTESPSTTTTSKTTTYSTTAETTEEITTGPESTTPTKPPTTTPTTTTTTTQTRTTSEVITTATTKASTTTTAFTVVTNPPYTKPTEKQISNLTTQTKETTTSNPTTTPTITPTTTPTITPTTTPTITPTTTPTITPTTTTTTTTESPTTTTESPTTTTKSTTPSITTKVPEVTTGPESTAPTSTITTTTTTTENPTTTTATTRTTTTERPTTTTESPTTTTKSTTPSITTKVTEEVTTGPESTAPTTTTTTTTTTTTTESPTTTTATTSNPTTTPTITPGTTPTVTPTTTHITTPSTPPTITPTTTPTITPTTTPIITPPTAPTTTTSPTTLCFCTYKNLHFPAGSLIYNETDGAGWCFTSYCNSSCVVEKQARPCPSTTPATVSTVSATVSTVSTTVSTVSTTVSTVSTPTEATHSTTSTLSPTTPYMGCEYVIPPRKDGETWKTDNCTTQTCHRGVITTTFVVCESVEKPVCENGYPPVKVYDESGCCYHYECECICYGWGDPHYVTFDGQYYSFQENCTYVLMKEIVPRQNFSVIIDNYNCDPSGHATCPQSLIVYYKSYKIVLTPMRLNVTTNMVYINGNQIFPTFSNEDLMITSTGVELLLKIPAIKATVMFKSLMFSVTLPNSLFHNNTEGQCGTCDNIRKNDCRLPNGKIDPSCPGMAHEWKIPDVKKPYCERQPPILPTPKPPTCPSGKTSICDIILSPVFKQCHDVIPRQPFFEACKFDVCHMPNISIGCSSLEAYAVRCAAAGVCIDWRKSTNGTCELTCPKTKVYKACGSTIQPTCNSRYNDKYVHSCQGAQMTRDFVCDSFMEGCFCPEGTILFNTFSDTCVRDCGKDVSV from the exons ATGACAACCCCTACCattaccccaacaacaacaacaacaacaacagaaagtccaacaacaacaacagaaagtccaacatcaacaacaactatgTCAACAAAATATTCCACAACAAGTGAAACAACAGAGGAAATTACAACTGGTCcagaaccaacaacaaccacaacaaccatTACTCTGACAACAACCCCTTCCACTATGCCCACAACAACCCCAACTTCACCAACACCCACTACTACTCCACACTGCCTGACCAAGACTGTCTGTGAATGGTCAGACTGGATTAGCAAATACTATCCCTCTGTTGGACCAGAAGGAGGAGATTATGAAACCATAGAAAATATAAGAAAATCTGGTATTGATATTTGTAGCCAACCTAAGGATGTAGAATGCAGAGCCAAAGACAACATCCATGTTCCTTTGGCCGAACTAGGTCAAAATGTTGAATGCAATCCCTCAGTTGGACTGATATGCCGCAACAAGGATCAAGGCATCCCACCAATATGCTACAACTACGAGATCAGAGtcagatgttgtgttgatgtttgtAGCAATGAGACACCTACCACCTCAGAAAGGCACACAACAACCATTACAACATCATCACctaccccaacaacaacaacaacaacaacagaaaatccaacaacaacaactaccccaacaacaagaacaacaacagaaagtccaacatcaacaactaccccaacaacaacaacaacaacaacaacaacaacaacaacagaaagtccaacaacaacaactaccccaacaacaacaacaacaatagaaAGTCAAACAACAACAGAACGTccgacaacaacaacagaaagtcCAACAACCACAACTAAGTCAACAACTCCATCCATAACAACAATAGTAACAGAGGAAGTTACAACTGGTCCAGAATCAACAACAcctaccacaacaaccacaacaacaacaaccaccacagaaagtccatcaaccacaacaacatctaagacaacaacatattcCACAACAACTGAAACAACAGAGGAAATTACAACTGGTCCAGAATCAAcaactcccacaacaaccactacactaacaataacaacaacaacaaccaccacagaaatcccatcaaccacaacaacaactaagacaacaacatattcTCCAACAGGTGAAACAACAGAGGAAATTACGACTGGTCCTGAATCAACAACACctactacctctaccacaacaacaacaaccaccacagaaAGTCCATCAACCACAGTAACgtctaagacaacaacatattcCACAACAAGTGAAACAACAGAGGAAATTACAACTGGTCCAGAATCAACAACACCCACAACAACCCCTACTACTACCCCAACtactaccacaacaacaactcAGACGAGGACTACCTCTGAGGTTATAACAACAGCAACCACCAAAGCATCTACGACAACAACAGCATTCACTGTCGTCACAAATCCACCATacacaaaaccaacagaaaagcaAATCTCCAACTTGACAACACAGAAAAAAGAAACTACTACATCAAACCCAACCACCACCCCTACCATTACCCCAACGACAACCCCTACCATTACCCCAACGACAACCCCTACCATTACCCCAACGACAACCCCTACCATTACCCCAACAACAACAGAaagtccaacaacaacaacagaaagtccaacatcaacaacaacaactatgTCAACAAAATATACCACAACAAGTGAAACAACAAAGGAAATGACAACTGGTCcagaaccaacaacaaccacaacaaccatTACTCTGACAACAACCCCTTCCACTACCCCCACAACAACCCCTACTTCACCAACACCCACTTCATCCACTACTACTCCACACTGCCTGACCAAGACTGTCTGTGAATGGTCAGACTGGATTAGCAAATACTATCCCTCTGTTGGACCAGAAGGAGGAGATTTTGAAACCATAGAAAATATAAGGAAATCTGGTATTGATATTTGTAGCCAACCTAAGGATGTAGAATGCAGAGCCAAAGACAACATCTATGTTCCTTTGGCCGAACTAGGTCAAAATGTTGAATGCAATCCCTCAGTTGGACTGATATGCCTCAACAAGGATCAAGGCATCCCACCAATATGCTACAACTACGAGATCAGAGtcagatgttgtgttgatgtttgtagcaatgagacaaccACCACCTCAGAAAGGCCCACAACAACTGTTATAACATCAACAACTACcccaacaacaagaacaacaacagaaagtccaacaacaacaactaccgCAACAACAACAGAACGTCCAACAACAACTACCCCAACAACAACAGAacgtccaacaacaacaacagaaagtcCAACAACCACAACTAAGTCAACAACTCCATCCATAACAACAATAGTAACAGAGGAAGTTACAACTGGTCCAGAATCAACAACacctaccaccacaaccacaacaacaacaaccaccacagaaagtccatcaaccacaacaacatctaagacaacaacatattcCACAACAGCTGAAACAACAGAGGAAATTACAACTGGTCCAGAATCAACAACACCCACAAAAACCCCTACTACTACCCCAACtactaccacaacaacaactcAGACGAGGACTACCTCTGAGGTTATAACAACAGCAACCACCAAAGCATCTACGACAACAACAGCCTTCACTGTAGTCACAAATCCACCATacacaaaaccaacagaaaagcaAATCTCCAACTTGACAACACAAACAAAAGAAACTACTACATCAAACCCAACCACCACCCCTACCATTACCCCAACAACAACCCCTACCATTACCCCAACGACAACCCCTACCATTACCCCAACGACAACCCCTACCattaccccaacaacaacaacaaccacaacaacagaaagtccaacaacaacaacagaaagtcCAACAACCACAACTAAGTCAACAACTCCATCCATAACAACAAAAGTACCAGAAGTTACAACTGGTCCAGAATCAACTGCACCTACTTCCAcgataacaacaacaaccaccaccacagaaaatcCAACAACAACGACTGCAACAACAAGAACCACAACAACAGAacgtccaacaacaacaacagaaagtcCAACAACCACAACTAAGTCAACAACTCCATCCATAACAACAATAGTAACAGAGGAAGTTACAACTGGTCCAGAATCAACAACacctaccaccacaaccacaacaacaacaaccaccacagaaagtccatcaaccacaacaacatctaagacaacaacatattcCACAACAGCTGAAACAACAGAGGAAATTACAACTGGTCCAGAATCAACAACACCCACAAAACCCCCTACTACTACCCCAACtactaccacaacaacaactcAGACGAGGACTACCTCTGAGGTTATAACAACAGCAACCACCAAAGCATCTACGACAACAACAGCCTTCACTGTAGTCACAAATCCACCATacacaaaaccaacagaaaagcaAATCTCCAACTTGACAACACAAACAAAAGAAACTACTACATCAAACCCAACCACCACCCCTACCATTACCCCAACAACAACCCCTACCATTACCCCAACGACAACCCCTACCATTACCCCAACGACAACCCCTACCattaccccaacaacaacaacaaccacaacaacagaaagtccaacaacaacaacagaaagtcCAACAACCACAACTAAGTCAACAACTCCATCCATAACAACAAAAGTACCAGAAGTTACAACTGGTCCAGAATCAACTGCACCTACTTCCAcgataacaacaacaaccaccaccacagaaaatcCAACAACAACGACTGCAACAACAAGAACCACAACAACAGAacgtccaacaacaacaacagaaagtcCAACAACCACAACTAAGTCAACAACTCCATCCATAACAACAAAAGTAACAGAGGAAGTTACAACTGGTCCAGAATCAACAgcacctactaccacaacaacaacaacaacaacaacaaccaccacagaaAGTCCAACAACAACTACAGCAACAACATCAAACCCAACCACAACTCCTACCATTACCCCAGGCACAACCCCAACCGTTACCCCAACAACAACTCATATCACGACCCCTTCCACTCCCCCTACCATTACCCCAACAACAACCCCTACCATTACCCCAACAACAACCCCTATCATTACCCCACCGACAGCCCCTACCACGACCACAAGCCCTACCACGTTATGTTTTTGCACATACAAAAATCTACATTTCCCTGCTG GTTCCTTGATATATAATGAGACTGATGGGGCAGGCTGGTGTTTCACATCCTACTGTAACTCAAGTTGTGTTGTTGAGAAACAAGCCAGACCATGTCCCTCTACGACCCCAGCTACAGTCAGCACTGTCTCAGCTACAGTCAGCACTGTCTCAACTACAGTCAGCACTGTCTCAACTACAGTCAGCACTGTCTCAACACCAACAGAAGCTACACATTCTACAACATCTACATTGTCCCCGACTACACCTTACATGGGCTGTGAATATGTCATTCCACCAAGAAAG GATGGTGAGACTTGGAAGACAGACAACTGCACTACTCAGACTTGCCACAGGGGTGTAATTACCACAACGTTTGTGGTTTGTGAGTCTGTAGAAAAGCCTGTGTGTGAAAATGGATACCCACCAGTGAAAGTCTATGACGAATCAGGTTGCTGCTATCACTACGAATGTGAAT GTATATGCTATGGATGGGGAGACCCTCATTACGTCACATTTGATGGCCAATATTACAGTTTCCAGGAAAACTGCACCTACGTTTTGATGAAAGAAATAGTTCCTCGACAGAACTTCAGTGTCATCATCGACAACTATAACTGCGATCCGTCTGGACATGCGACCTGCCCTCAGTCTCTGATTGTCTATTACAAGTCCTACAAAATCGTTCTTACTCCGATGAGATTAAACGTGACAACAAATATG GTTTACATCAATGGAAATCAGATCTTCCCGACCTTTTCTAATGAAGACCTCATGATCACCAGCACTGGGGTGGAGTTACTGTTGAAGATCCCTGCCATTAAAGCAACAGTGATGTTTAAGTCCCTTATGTTCAGTGTAACCCTGCCAAACTCCCTAttccacaacaacacagaggggCAGTGTG GTACCTGTGACAATATCAGGAAAAACGATTGCAGATTACCGAATGGAAAGATTGACCCATCATGTCCTGGGATGGCTCATGAATGGAAGATTCCTGATGTTAAAAAACCCTACTGTGAACGGCAACCCCCTATCCTACCTACCCCTAAGCCTCCAACCTGCCCGTCAGGAAAGACATCAATCTGTGACATCATACTTAGCCC GGTCTTTAAGCAATGCCATGATGTTATCCCACGTCAACCCTTCTTCGAGGCCTGTAAGTTTGATGTCTGCCACATGCCAAACATCTCAATTGGCTGCTCCAGCCTGGAAGCCTATGCCGTGAGGTGTGCAGCAGCTGGAGTCTGTATCGACTGGAGGAAATCAACAAATGGAACATGTG AACTGACCTGCCCTAAGACCAAAGTGTATAAGGCATGTGGTTCTACGATCCAGCCAACATGCAATTCAAG ATACAATGACAAATATGTGCATTCATGTCAAGGAGCACAAATGACCCGTGACTTTGTATGTGACTCATTCATGGAGGGCTGTTTCTGCCCTGAGGGTACCATCTTGTTCAACACATTCTCTGACACCTGTGTTCGTGACTGTGGTAAGGATGTGTCAGTTTGA
- the LOC109883424 gene encoding intestinal mucin-like protein gives MYDLRSYFPFKDAQDLMENPNSVCFVPTQFGETWYSNCQKCTCNADTLSVQCEPVKCPPQEIVTCKKYGEVLVNETVDCCQINTCVPKPVCVHNNTEYTLGENVPNGTCEECKCGPKKDPVSKLYVVECAQINCYTTCPTGYEYEVVPEKCCGTCVQKDCVVGLPDATSHIIQLGKFWSPPSDRCVKYECTKTNNQLIVVESKFKCPVFRPEDCVPGTEKTDANGCCTTCTLISHCDVKNTTTYLEVNNCRSSVPVEISACGGSCGTSSMYSAEKNTLMHSCSCCQEMSTSERKVEMVCPDGKKIMQSYIYIDKCGCHDSECDKNNHLD, from the exons ATGTATGACCTAAGATCTTATTTTCCCTTCAAGGATGCACAGGACCTGATGGAAAACCCAAACAG TGTTTGTTTTGTCCCAACACAGTTTGGTGAGACTTGGTACAGTAACTGCCAGAAGTGCACGTGTAATGCTGACACACTGAGTGTCCAGTGTGAACCAGTGAAATGTCCGCCCCAAGAAATTGTTACCTGTAAGAAGTACGGGGAGGTGTTGGTCAACGAGACGGTGGACTGCTGTCAGATAAATACATGTG TGCCCAAACCTGTTTGTGTCCACAACAATACTGAATACACG CTTGGTGAAAATGTTCCCAACGGTACCTGTGAGGAGTGCAAGTGTGGTCCTAAAAAGGATCCAGTCTCCAAGCTATATGTTGTTGAGTGTGCCCAAATCAACTGTTACACCACCTGCCCAACG GGTTATGAGTATGAAGTCGTACCTGAGAAATGTTGTGGAACGTGTGTACAGAAGGACTGTGTTGTCGGTCTCCCAGATGCCACATCTCACATCATTCAG CTTGGGAAGTTTTGGTCGCCCCCTAGTGACCGCTGTGTGAAGTATGAATGCACAAAGACAAACAACCAGCTCATCGTTGTGGAATCCAAATTTAAATGCCCAGTGTTCCGTCCAGAGGACTGTGTCCCT GGAACTGAGAAAACTGATGCAAATGGATGTTGCACAACCT gCACTTTAATCAGTCACTGTGATGTGAAGAACACCACCACCTACCTAGAGGTGAATAACTGCAGGTCCTCTGTGCCGGTGGAAATCTCAGCCTGCGGGGGATCCTGTGGAACATCTTCTAT GTACTCTGCAGAGAAAAACACCCTGATGCACTCCTGCTCCTGCTGTCAAGAGATGTCGACCAGTGAGAGGAAGGTGGAGATGGTCTGCCCTGATGGGAAGAAGATCATGCAGTCCTACATTTACATTGATAAGTGTGGCTGCCATGACTCTGAGTGTGACAAGAACAACCACTTAGATTAG